A genomic region of Armatimonadota bacterium contains the following coding sequences:
- a CDS encoding rhomboid family intramembrane serine protease, whose product MLIPYRVKNPVRRFPFITLGIIGANVIVYASTTKDFQEIRSDVLETYGFALFTSPLINTIASAFLHANILHLVGNMFFLWLFGPSVEERLGIKRYLLLYFTTGFAGEILQGIMELFFYGTVRPTIGASGCILGVAGAYLYLFPWSKVCVFNCFPSRWCGEWEKDSWHGVWEVDAIWVIGLYILIDFAGGLFYGVAGIGGSVANFAHVGGGMAGIFLCWLFRAKRDTEELSEAKAVEADTRDLENMPLYALEIMLQEEVGDPELIRAAIKPAIKQGRRDIIDSAMAQAGHSLIDEDPLIVAYYLLEFGGNANIYKPAHLLHLAGLLKDLGNPDWAIKIYRLVANTWANEPEAETALYRCVLCLGNTYKDADGAKEAIRELVSRFPQGEMIPFAKALWKQLK is encoded by the coding sequence GTGCTCATACCATATCGAGTAAAGAACCCTGTCAGACGATTCCCGTTCATCACCCTTGGAATTATTGGGGCGAACGTCATTGTCTATGCATCTACGACAAAGGACTTTCAAGAAATACGCTCCGATGTCCTTGAGACCTATGGATTTGCACTTTTTACTTCACCATTAATCAATACAATTGCATCGGCGTTTCTTCATGCAAATATATTACACCTTGTTGGCAATATGTTCTTTCTTTGGCTCTTTGGGCCGTCTGTTGAAGAAAGACTTGGCATCAAGCGTTACCTACTATTATATTTTACAACAGGCTTTGCAGGCGAAATACTCCAAGGCATCATGGAATTGTTCTTTTATGGTACTGTGAGACCAACTATTGGAGCATCAGGGTGTATTCTAGGCGTGGCTGGCGCCTATTTGTATCTTTTTCCTTGGAGCAAAGTTTGCGTTTTTAACTGTTTTCCCTCTCGCTGGTGTGGCGAATGGGAAAAGGATTCCTGGCATGGCGTATGGGAAGTGGACGCAATTTGGGTCATAGGATTGTATATTCTTATTGATTTTGCTGGAGGGTTGTTTTACGGTGTGGCGGGAATAGGCGGCTCTGTTGCGAACTTTGCGCATGTTGGCGGTGGAATGGCAGGCATATTTTTATGCTGGCTTTTTCGCGCAAAGAGAGACACGGAAGAATTGTCCGAAGCTAAGGCTGTCGAAGCCGATACGCGTGACCTTGAAAACATGCCGCTATATGCCCTTGAGATTATGCTCCAAGAAGAAGTTGGAGATCCAGAGCTGATTCGTGCTGCTATCAAACCAGCTATCAAACAAGGCCGCAGGGACATAATAGATTCTGCAATGGCGCAAGCCGGTCATTCGCTGATAGATGAAGACCCGCTAATTGTGGCATACTACCTGTTAGAGTTTGGAGGAAATGCAAACATATATAAGCCAGCGCATCTTCTTCACCTAGCAGGCTTGCTTAAAGACCTTGGAAATCCAGACTGGGCTATTAAAATTTATAGGTTGGTTGCCAACACCTGGGCAAACGAACCTGAGGCTGAGACGGCTCTTTACAGATGCGTCCTATGTTTGGGGAACACTTACAAAGATGCAGATGGGGCGAAAGAAGCGATTAGAGAGTTGGTTTCTCGCTTCCCACAGGGCGAAATGATTCCATTTGCCAAAGCCTTGTGGAAGCAGTTGAAATAG
- a CDS encoding D-hexose-6-phosphate mutarotase — protein sequence MAESLNCKFEMDKSISIVAGNNNLPKIILSHESNSCAEVYLHGGHVTRWSVPGKGELFFLSRESFFAMGKPIRGGIPICFPQFGSHGTLPAHGFARISDWELVRCETLGNNVIAVELQLSETPETLAIWPHNFILRLKIFLDVGTLALALEVVNTGKEPFDFQAALHTYFSVADIKKTAIIGLRGVTYKDALQDLAEAIEFAPEIRFGGETDRVYINAPDRLQISDGGNGRIITIEKNNMPDVVVWNPWVEKSRRLADFGDDEYLRMVCVETGRIADPVTLEPGGRWQAETMFSC from the coding sequence ATGGCTGAATCATTGAATTGCAAATTCGAAATGGATAAATCAATCAGCATTGTGGCAGGCAATAACAATTTACCGAAAATAATCCTTTCTCATGAGTCAAACTCATGTGCGGAGGTTTATCTGCATGGCGGACATGTTACCAGATGGAGTGTGCCAGGGAAAGGAGAGCTTTTCTTTCTTAGCCGTGAATCATTTTTTGCCATGGGAAAGCCCATCAGAGGCGGAATACCGATATGCTTCCCCCAATTCGGAAGCCATGGGACCCTGCCAGCTCATGGATTTGCCCGCATAAGCGACTGGGAGTTGGTTCGGTGCGAAACTTTAGGCAATAACGTTATAGCAGTCGAGCTTCAGCTTAGCGAAACACCAGAGACGTTAGCTATATGGCCTCACAACTTTATTCTGAGGCTTAAAATATTTCTTGATGTAGGGACATTAGCTCTAGCGCTTGAGGTTGTGAATACTGGTAAGGAACCTTTTGATTTCCAGGCAGCACTCCATACTTATTTTAGTGTAGCAGATATCAAGAAAACCGCTATTATTGGCCTTCGTGGGGTTACCTATAAGGATGCTCTTCAGGACCTAGCTGAGGCCATCGAGTTCGCCCCCGAAATACGCTTTGGAGGGGAGACAGACCGCGTTTACATAAATGCACCGGATAGACTTCAAATCAGCGATGGCGGGAATGGTCGCATAATAACCATCGAGAAGAACAATATGCCTGACGTTGTGGTTTGGAATCCCTGGGTTGAAAAGTCCCGTCGGCTGGCAGACTTTGGGGACGATGAATACCTTCGAATGGTGTGTGTCGAGACAGGCAGAATTGCCGACCCTGTTACCCTTGAGCCTGGTGGACGCTGGCAGGCTGAGACGATGTTTTCCTGCTAG
- the tldD gene encoding metalloprotease TldD (responsible for the proteolytic maturation of the E. coli pMccB17 plasmid-encoded microcin B17, an exported protein that targets the essential topoisomerase II DNA gyrase; degrades the E. coli plasmid F-encoded CcdA), whose amino-acid sequence MELVGGPPYDISPETDISSLLPKDSIERLLSTALSRGGDFADVYIQRSRSMDIPLEEKKIRSAQIRIYQGVGIRVTSGEKTGFAYSDTFDMHSLVEAARVAAQIAEGPGTEKPIRITPEPTPQYYTIKIDPDSKPIAEKTALLKRASKAAYAYDHRIKQVEVSYSDVDTEIVVANSEGLWVSDNQPMLRFFVFCLAREGKVTRSSSLGGGGRIGMEYFQGVSPEDIAQEAARVAIIQLEAGPAPAGMMPVVIHRGWGGVLLHEAVGHGLEADLVRKGVSTYAGRLGEQVSSPLCTLVDDATIPNRRGSINIDDEGTPGQRTVLIEKGVLKAYMTDHLNGRLMGLPLTGNGRRQSYQYIPLPRMTNFLMEAGDSDPEEIINSVERGVFAKNFSGGQVDTTSGNFVFTITEGYMIEKGKITRPIRGATLIGNGPEILNKLEMVGSDLALDPGIGTCGKNGQGVPTGVGMPTVKISELTVGGTEE is encoded by the coding sequence ATGGAATTAGTAGGCGGACCGCCATACGATATCTCACCCGAAACTGACATCTCAAGTCTGCTCCCCAAGGATTCGATTGAGCGACTGCTTTCGACTGCCCTGAGTCGAGGCGGAGATTTCGCCGATGTTTACATCCAGCGTTCCAGAAGCATGGATATCCCTCTCGAAGAGAAAAAAATTCGCTCTGCTCAGATAAGAATCTACCAAGGCGTCGGAATCCGAGTGACTTCAGGCGAGAAGACAGGGTTTGCCTACTCGGACACTTTTGATATGCACAGCCTTGTTGAGGCTGCTAGAGTTGCAGCACAGATTGCAGAGGGGCCGGGAACAGAGAAGCCCATCCGTATTACCCCCGAACCAACTCCGCAGTATTACACCATTAAGATTGACCCCGATTCAAAACCTATAGCTGAGAAAACAGCGCTCCTAAAGCGTGCGAGCAAAGCTGCTTATGCTTATGACCATCGAATCAAACAGGTGGAAGTAAGCTATTCAGATGTCGATACCGAGATTGTTGTTGCAAACTCTGAGGGGCTATGGGTTTCGGATAACCAGCCAATGCTGAGGTTCTTCGTATTTTGCTTGGCTCGTGAAGGCAAAGTTACGCGAAGCAGCTCGTTAGGCGGTGGTGGGCGAATTGGCATGGAGTATTTCCAGGGGGTCTCACCAGAGGACATCGCTCAGGAGGCGGCAAGGGTTGCTATAATCCAGCTCGAAGCTGGTCCTGCACCTGCTGGAATGATGCCAGTGGTTATTCACAGGGGATGGGGCGGAGTACTTCTACATGAGGCGGTAGGCCACGGCCTCGAAGCTGATCTTGTTAGAAAGGGAGTATCGACATATGCGGGCCGTCTTGGCGAGCAGGTTAGCTCGCCTCTTTGCACGCTCGTCGATGATGCAACAATCCCAAACCGCCGCGGCTCAATAAATATAGACGACGAAGGCACGCCTGGCCAAAGGACAGTCCTTATAGAAAAAGGTGTTTTGAAAGCCTATATGACCGACCACCTCAATGGAAGGCTTATGGGCCTTCCGCTGACCGGCAACGGACGCAGGCAGAGTTACCAGTACATCCCGTTGCCTCGAATGACGAACTTCCTAATGGAAGCGGGAGACTCGGACCCCGAGGAAATCATTAACTCCGTGGAACGGGGCGTTTTTGCAAAGAACTTCAGTGGCGGTCAGGTTGATACAACGAGCGGCAATTTTGTTTTTACCATAACTGAGGGTTATATGATTGAGAAGGGCAAGATAACTCGACCTATTCGAGGCGCAACTCTAATCGGCAATGGCCCCGAAATACTAAATAAATTAGAGATGGTAGGATCGGACCTTGCACTCGACCCAGGAATAGGAACCTGCGGGAAAAACGGGCAGGGTGTTCCAACGGGTGTCGGGATGCCAACCGTAAAGATCTCCGAACTCACGGTTGGTGGAACTGAGGAATAG
- a CDS encoding TldD/PmbA family protein, producing MDYVSFAQDVVKQAIRAGAHEVDVYIQTGDDFEVEVRLGEIEELTQASSKGLGLRVFVDKRMAFASTTDLHMPVVSDLIKTTVQLAKAANRDKYNGLPDVGPGAVPDLKLFDPALVALPIEERIRMARETEKASLEFDPRVTSSYGAGFEAYSGNRVLANSNGIAYTYSSTHCSISVAPVAEEDGKKQIGGAYSSRRFLAELASPEEVGREAAQKAVEKLGARKVETQKVPVVFDRMVGPDLWGPVFSALDGDSVHKGISFLKKKLGKRIASPVVCIVDDPLMPGGVGSMPFDGEGILTSRKIVIENGVLQMYFYDTRTARKYGKQPTGNTRRGYSGTPHISPSNFYLKPGEKSRDEIIRGIKKGFYVTDTIGRGANIVTGDFSVGATGIWICDGELAFPVQEVTIAGNMLEMMLNIEEVANDIRFVSNIASPTFKIAEMMVAGR from the coding sequence ATGGACTACGTCTCATTCGCGCAAGATGTCGTCAAACAAGCAATTCGTGCTGGTGCGCACGAAGTAGATGTGTATATTCAAACTGGCGATGACTTTGAAGTGGAGGTCAGACTCGGCGAAATTGAAGAGCTAACACAGGCATCTTCGAAGGGTCTCGGACTCCGCGTCTTTGTGGATAAGCGAATGGCTTTTGCAAGCACAACCGATCTCCATATGCCAGTTGTCAGCGATTTAATCAAGACAACCGTCCAGCTTGCAAAGGCGGCAAATAGAGATAAGTACAACGGCCTTCCTGACGTCGGTCCTGGGGCCGTTCCCGACCTAAAACTCTTCGACCCGGCTCTAGTAGCATTGCCAATTGAGGAACGAATCAGGATGGCAAGGGAAACCGAGAAGGCATCTCTCGAGTTCGACCCACGGGTGACAAGCAGTTATGGAGCAGGCTTCGAAGCATATTCAGGCAACAGAGTCCTAGCAAATTCAAACGGCATAGCATACACTTATTCCAGCACACACTGTTCGATATCGGTAGCGCCGGTTGCGGAAGAAGATGGTAAGAAACAAATCGGAGGAGCATACTCTAGCAGACGGTTTCTTGCCGAGCTAGCCTCGCCAGAGGAAGTTGGACGCGAAGCAGCTCAGAAAGCTGTCGAAAAATTGGGCGCACGAAAGGTTGAGACACAAAAGGTGCCGGTCGTGTTCGATAGAATGGTTGGCCCAGACCTTTGGGGGCCTGTTTTCTCTGCACTAGACGGAGATTCGGTTCACAAGGGCATCTCCTTTCTCAAGAAAAAGCTTGGAAAGCGAATCGCATCACCAGTGGTTTGCATCGTGGATGATCCACTCATGCCAGGCGGCGTGGGCTCAATGCCTTTTGATGGCGAAGGGATACTTACATCCCGCAAGATTGTTATTGAAAATGGCGTGCTTCAAATGTATTTTTATGATACACGGACTGCGCGTAAATATGGGAAACAGCCCACCGGGAATACTAGGCGAGGCTACTCAGGAACGCCACATATATCTCCTAGCAATTTCTATCTCAAGCCAGGCGAGAAATCCAGAGACGAAATTATTCGTGGAATAAAAAAAGGCTTTTATGTCACCGATACCATCGGCAGAGGAGCAAATATTGTTACGGGCGACTTTTCCGTAGGAGCAACGGGAATATGGATATGCGATGGAGAGCTTGCCTTCCCAGTTCAGGAAGTAACGATTGCTGGAAACATGCTTGAAATGATGCTCAATATAGAAGAAGTTGCTAACGATATTCGATTCGTATCAAATATAGCTAGCCCTACCTTCAAGATCGCCGAAATGATGGTGGCGGGGAGGTAG
- a CDS encoding prepilin-type N-terminal cleavage/methylation domain-containing protein, whose amino-acid sequence MKRGERGFTLIEIMIVVLIIGILLAIAVPNFIKARETSRAKSCIANLKQIDAAKEQWAMDNKKTTGDEPAWPSDLVGANKYIKGNEPTCPSGGTYTCNPIGTDPACSIGASSTPPHVLP is encoded by the coding sequence ATGAAACGTGGTGAGAGGGGCTTCACATTAATCGAGATTATGATCGTAGTCCTGATCATCGGAATCTTGCTTGCGATTGCAGTTCCGAACTTTATCAAGGCGAGAGAAACCTCCCGGGCGAAGAGCTGCATTGCAAATCTAAAGCAGATTGACGCTGCCAAAGAGCAGTGGGCTATGGACAACAAGAAGACGACTGGTGACGAGCCAGCATGGCCAAGTGATTTGGTGGGCGCTAACAAATACATCAAGGGTAATGAGCCCACGTGTCCATCAGGCGGCACATACACATGCAATCCAATCGGCACCGACCCGGCATGCAGCATCGGTGCTTCGTCAACTCCGCCGCACGTCTTACCATAA
- a CDS encoding prepilin-type N-terminal cleavage/methylation domain-containing protein has protein sequence MTAYFKTIRGRKGFTLVEIMIVVLIIGVILAVAVPSWLGARERSQARTCQGQLREIKYAKESWAMDNHKRADDMPSLDDLYPTYLKSKPECPAGGTYTIGAVNEDPTCSIGGRHSLDWR, from the coding sequence ATGACCGCATATTTTAAAACAATTCGCGGGCGGAAGGGCTTTACGCTTGTTGAGATTATGATTGTTGTTTTGATTATAGGTGTCATCTTGGCAGTTGCAGTGCCATCGTGGTTAGGTGCACGAGAAAGATCACAAGCACGAACGTGCCAGGGCCAGCTTAGAGAGATTAAGTATGCAAAGGAAAGCTGGGCTATGGATAACCATAAAAGAGCAGATGACATGCCCTCTCTCGATGACCTTTATCCAACCTATCTCAAAAGTAAGCCCGAATGCCCAGCAGGTGGGACATATACCATTGGCGCTGTGAATGAAGACCCAACATGTTCAATTGGCGGGAGACATTCGCTTGATTGGAGGTAA
- a CDS encoding prepilin-type N-terminal cleavage/methylation domain-containing protein — protein sequence MITKALKRKLYKQGGFTLVEVLLVVFVLALTALILAAVFPSSQVSRIKAAHLSYAVSLAHQKVEELRSAGYSGVLVSPTVETPLPELPNGVQRITVSQYAPNIKKIEVSITWGGYRQVQGSTNLVTLISDHS from the coding sequence GTGATTACAAAAGCGTTGAAACGGAAGTTATACAAGCAAGGCGGCTTCACATTGGTAGAGGTGCTTCTTGTTGTTTTTGTCCTAGCTCTGACAGCCCTAATTCTTGCAGCGGTGTTCCCATCATCGCAGGTTTCTAGAATTAAAGCTGCACATCTTTCTTATGCTGTAAGCTTGGCACATCAGAAGGTAGAGGAGCTTCGATCTGCAGGTTACAGCGGAGTTCTCGTAAGCCCAACCGTTGAAACTCCTTTACCAGAGCTTCCTAATGGTGTTCAGCGCATCACGGTCAGCCAATATGCTCCAAATATAAAAAAGATTGAGGTAAGTATTACTTGGGGAGGGTATCGCCAAGTTCAAGGTAGCACGAACTTGGTTACGCTAATATCTGACCATAGCTGA
- a CDS encoding VanW family protein, translating to MKLARLRVGFLFCLFIIVLAVLGAAWAALQLKSQVVYSGVSVAGLDLGGCTVQQARDALSRRSEEIVSARLVLAFKDLERTATIGELGGRLDVDACVRAALAVGRRGNIIQRLKEIISAGHKGRDLPLVFAFDDAVLLSYLTPIARRINRPPVDARLSLNSGSVRVVPEQPGLRLNLAENASHIKKGVNSGATYIRLITEVVPPMLKAADFSGIDAIIASYSTSYKTWERSRAHNIKRACRAIDGFLLKPGKVFSYNAVVGPRLRKNGYLDAPQFVRGKIVEGIGGGVCQVSTTLYNAALLANLKIRERSHHSRPVAYVPLGRDATVEYGLLDLKFENTTKAPIYISASAENGRVTINIFGRRSNQQVEILTSGHKLIPPNVYERQESRLKPGESVVEQPGREGHRVEVYRITKVGGKIVRRELISRNYYPPEPRIIAVGRAM from the coding sequence ATGAAGTTGGCAAGGCTGAGGGTTGGGTTTTTATTCTGCTTATTTATAATCGTGCTGGCGGTATTGGGGGCGGCATGGGCTGCACTTCAGCTTAAAAGCCAGGTAGTCTATTCTGGTGTTAGTGTTGCAGGATTAGATTTAGGTGGTTGCACGGTCCAGCAGGCACGAGATGCACTTTCTCGGAGGAGTGAAGAGATTGTCTCAGCAAGGCTGGTGCTTGCGTTTAAAGACCTAGAAAGGACTGCCACCATTGGTGAACTAGGTGGTAGGTTGGATGTTGATGCATGCGTCCGGGCGGCCCTTGCAGTTGGAAGACGCGGGAACATAATTCAGCGACTCAAAGAAATAATTTCTGCTGGACATAAAGGCAGAGATTTGCCCCTTGTCTTTGCTTTTGATGATGCAGTGCTCTTATCTTACCTTACCCCCATCGCTAGAAGAATTAACCGTCCACCGGTAGATGCTAGACTCAGCCTCAATTCAGGTTCGGTGCGAGTGGTACCAGAACAGCCAGGCTTGCGTCTAAACTTGGCGGAAAATGCATCTCATATCAAAAAAGGGGTAAATTCCGGCGCCACTTATATTCGGCTAATAACTGAGGTGGTGCCCCCAATGCTTAAGGCCGCTGACTTCAGTGGAATAGACGCCATTATCGCCTCTTATTCGACCTCCTATAAGACTTGGGAACGATCCAGGGCACACAATATAAAAAGAGCGTGCCGTGCGATTGACGGATTCCTGCTAAAGCCTGGGAAAGTGTTCAGCTACAATGCTGTGGTTGGCCCAAGATTGCGCAAGAATGGCTATTTGGATGCGCCGCAGTTCGTAAGGGGTAAGATAGTAGAAGGTATAGGTGGGGGTGTATGTCAAGTTTCAACCACATTATATAATGCGGCATTACTTGCGAATTTGAAAATTCGAGAAAGAAGTCATCACTCTCGGCCCGTTGCTTATGTTCCTCTCGGACGTGACGCGACAGTGGAATATGGATTGCTTGACCTAAAGTTTGAGAATACTACTAAAGCTCCGATATACATATCAGCATCCGCAGAAAATGGCCGCGTAACCATAAATATTTTTGGCAGGAGGAGCAACCAGCAAGTAGAAATTCTCACGTCAGGGCACAAATTAATACCTCCGAATGTCTATGAGCGTCAAGAAAGCCGATTAAAGCCGGGTGAAAGTGTTGTAGAACAACCTGGTAGGGAGGGACATCGCGTGGAAGTATATCGCATCACCAAAGTCGGCGGCAAAATTGTGCGGAGGGAATTAATTTCGCGAAACTACTACCCGCCTGAACCCCGCATAATTGCAGTTGGAAGAGCAATGTAG
- a CDS encoding sodium-translocating pyrophosphatase, producing MLRRLSLLAVLVLVGLSLSGVAQAAEAIELPEFNELELVWPSVWAVFICAIIGLLFGAWWFAAIMRESPGSQGMIAVSRAVQEGAWAYLKRQIKTMIWFVIIIAIGLIFLYKGLPEFQYRGAGGIPVYVGVGIAFIMGVAASYLAGLVGMMMAVRANVRVANAALSSFKRALYVAFRAGGVSGMATVGLGLLGACLVFFMFREQSMKVLIGFGFGGCLAALFMRIGGGIYTKAADVGADLVGKVEKGIPEDDPRNAATIADNVGDNVGDCAGMAADVFESYEVTLVAAIILGAAAYPFLQTVPGLNAVAAVLALVVYPLLIRAVGVIASIIGVYTVRGRDDMAMNPMHPINVGFFMSALFATIGFFGISYYIFAVKVPIAGFEWWRFAAANLSGIILALIIDKLTEYFTAIDKKPVTETARAAKTGPATIILSGFASGLESSVWGIVAICLSILAAMLLFKGNPEFSAYGIALAGLGLLSTTGFMLAMDTYGPISDNANGIFEMSGALKDVGEESNAHKIVAKLDAVGNTTKALTKGLAIATAVIAATALFRSFMADAGLLNVGIRVDFTQVFIGLLIGGAVPFLFCSFAINAVSRAAFMLVEEVRRQFREIPGIMDYDPRSGSDRGKPDYQRCVAISTAAAQKELMSPAILAVSAPILVAFGLGYGDPLRGAAALGGFLAGAILTGQLMAVLLANTGGLWDNAKKKIEDGMFGGKGTAEHKAAVVGDTVGDPFKDTAGPALNPMIKVMNLVAILIAPIAITNISSGVRTAIVIVTAIALAGAVLWSKRGGIESAEEIEKELEKEEKVPEPAGR from the coding sequence ATGCTCAGGAGGCTTAGTTTGCTTGCAGTATTGGTGCTTGTAGGTCTGAGTTTGAGCGGCGTTGCCCAAGCAGCTGAGGCAATCGAATTGCCAGAATTTAACGAACTTGAGCTCGTGTGGCCTTCTGTTTGGGCTGTGTTTATTTGCGCGATTATAGGCCTACTCTTCGGCGCATGGTGGTTTGCCGCAATTATGAGAGAGAGCCCTGGCTCGCAAGGAATGATAGCTGTATCTAGAGCTGTACAAGAGGGCGCATGGGCTTATTTGAAGCGGCAGATAAAAACAATGATTTGGTTTGTTATCATCATCGCCATTGGACTTATATTTCTGTACAAAGGGCTGCCAGAATTTCAATATAGAGGGGCAGGCGGCATTCCTGTATACGTTGGCGTTGGCATAGCTTTCATTATGGGTGTGGCTGCATCATATCTGGCTGGTTTAGTCGGCATGATGATGGCCGTTCGAGCAAATGTCCGCGTCGCCAATGCCGCCTTATCCAGCTTTAAGCGTGCGCTCTATGTTGCATTTCGCGCGGGCGGCGTTTCTGGAATGGCAACAGTGGGGCTTGGGCTTCTTGGAGCATGTCTGGTATTCTTCATGTTCCGCGAGCAGTCGATGAAGGTGCTAATTGGCTTCGGGTTTGGCGGATGTTTGGCGGCACTGTTTATGAGAATTGGCGGTGGTATTTACACAAAAGCTGCCGACGTTGGCGCCGACCTCGTCGGTAAGGTTGAGAAAGGCATCCCTGAGGATGACCCGAGGAATGCAGCCACGATAGCCGACAACGTGGGCGACAATGTAGGTGACTGCGCCGGAATGGCGGCGGACGTCTTCGAATCCTATGAAGTTACACTTGTTGCGGCAATTATCCTGGGTGCGGCGGCATACCCCTTCTTGCAAACCGTGCCAGGGCTGAATGCGGTTGCAGCTGTGTTGGCACTCGTTGTTTATCCGTTGCTTATCCGCGCAGTGGGCGTTATCGCCTCAATCATAGGTGTGTATACCGTTCGGGGAAGAGATGACATGGCAATGAACCCAATGCATCCAATCAATGTCGGGTTCTTTATGTCTGCCTTATTCGCAACCATAGGGTTCTTTGGTATCTCCTACTATATTTTCGCGGTCAAGGTTCCAATTGCTGGGTTTGAATGGTGGAGATTTGCAGCTGCCAACCTTAGCGGTATCATCCTGGCATTAATTATTGATAAGTTGACCGAGTACTTCACTGCCATAGATAAGAAACCTGTCACCGAGACCGCCAGAGCGGCGAAGACAGGTCCGGCGACAATAATATTGAGCGGATTTGCCTCTGGTCTTGAATCAAGTGTGTGGGGTATAGTGGCTATCTGCCTTTCAATTCTTGCGGCTATGCTTCTATTTAAGGGCAATCCAGAATTTTCTGCTTATGGAATTGCGCTCGCGGGACTTGGTTTGCTTTCAACCACCGGTTTCATGCTGGCAATGGACACCTATGGCCCGATTTCCGACAATGCCAACGGCATTTTCGAAATGTCTGGGGCGCTGAAAGATGTAGGAGAAGAGAGCAATGCCCATAAAATTGTCGCCAAACTAGACGCGGTAGGTAATACAACCAAGGCTCTAACCAAAGGGCTTGCGATTGCCACAGCAGTGATAGCGGCGACGGCACTTTTCCGCTCTTTTATGGCTGATGCTGGGTTGCTCAATGTGGGCATCCGTGTCGATTTCACACAAGTCTTCATTGGACTTTTGATAGGCGGTGCTGTGCCATTCCTATTCTGTTCATTTGCTATCAATGCGGTTAGCCGTGCGGCATTCATGCTGGTGGAAGAGGTTCGACGGCAATTTCGTGAAATCCCAGGTATTATGGATTACGACCCGCGGAGCGGGTCTGACAGGGGCAAGCCTGATTATCAGAGATGTGTCGCTATCTCAACAGCGGCAGCACAAAAAGAGCTTATGAGTCCGGCAATCTTAGCAGTGAGTGCCCCGATTCTCGTTGCGTTTGGCTTGGGTTATGGAGACCCCTTGAGAGGTGCCGCGGCGCTTGGCGGTTTCTTGGCTGGTGCAATACTTACCGGCCAGCTTATGGCGGTATTGCTTGCGAACACCGGCGGCCTCTGGGATAACGCAAAAAAGAAGATTGAAGATGGTATGTTTGGTGGTAAGGGCACAGCAGAGCACAAAGCGGCAGTCGTTGGCGATACCGTTGGTGACCCATTTAAAGATACAGCTGGCCCAGCGCTTAACCCAATGATTAAAGTTATGAACCTGGTGGCAATCCTAATCGCTCCCATAGCTATTACCAACATAAGCAGTGGTGTTCGAACTGCAATCGTGATAGTAACGGCGATCGCCCTGGCGGGTGCGGTTCTTTGGAGCAAGCGCGGCGGAATCGAAAGCGCAGAAGAGATAGAAAAGGAGCTTGAAAAGGAAGAGAAAGTTCCAGAACCAGCAGGGCGGTGA
- a CDS encoding endonuclease/exonuclease/phosphatase family protein has protein sequence MFRIVTYNIKAGLGMDGIRSIRRVGDVLAHLRADVICLQEVDQHIARSWLANQPKLLGIRLDMHPVFQRNLRLDSGWYGNCILVKPPVIHCRFHQLPGGGEPRGLLEVTTSLDGSEVTIFCTHLSTEEPVRVEQALKVAEITRSVRRPKILCGDMNDVRGSKTLANLLSDPVLWDVALEFEQDHAATLIGPIPSRIDFILADLRFKVESYYVVDSNASDHRPVVADLTLA, from the coding sequence ATGTTTAGAATTGTCACATACAACATAAAAGCTGGGCTTGGCATGGACGGAATTCGCTCCATACGCCGTGTTGGGGACGTTTTGGCGCATCTCAGGGCGGACGTGATTTGCCTACAGGAGGTTGACCAACACATAGCCAGAAGCTGGCTGGCAAACCAACCAAAGCTCCTCGGCATTCGCCTCGACATGCATCCTGTATTCCAACGCAACCTTAGGCTGGATTCCGGCTGGTACGGAAACTGCATACTTGTAAAACCACCAGTCATCCACTGCAGATTTCACCAACTTCCTGGCGGAGGAGAACCCCGCGGTCTCCTTGAGGTGACTACATCCCTCGATGGCTCAGAGGTTACAATTTTCTGCACTCACCTTTCCACCGAAGAACCAGTTAGAGTGGAGCAGGCTCTTAAAGTGGCGGAAATCACACGTTCCGTCCGCAGACCCAAAATTCTTTGCGGCGATATGAACGACGTGAGAGGCTCAAAAACATTGGCTAATTTGCTTAGCGATCCAGTTCTATGGGATGTTGCACTTGAATTTGAGCAAGATCATGCCGCAACTCTAATTGGACCAATCCCTTCTCGAATTGACTTTATTCTTGCAGACTTAAGGTTTAAAGTGGAATCTTATTATGTTGTTGACTCCAATGCTTCCGACCACCGACCGGTGGTTGCCGACTTGACACTTGCTTAG